The genomic region CCACCGCTTTTTGATCCATTCACGGAGCTCAAGGTCACTGTGCAGGAACTTTGCGTACTTCTTTCCGTCTGCATACCAGCGGGATTCCCAATCGTAGATAACGCCAAGCCTATAACATACCGGGTGAACTTTCTGACCCACCGTCACCCCTCCTTATTTCTCACCAACGACCACAGTGATGTGGCACGAATGGTGTCTAAAAGCATGCGCGCGTCCCATTGAAACGGGGCGGAAGCGCTTCATGTAACTTCCCTGGTCCGCCATTGCCTCTCTGATAACAAGTTTATCCATATCAAGACCGAAGTTATGCTCAGCATTCGCAATAGCGCTCTTGAGGACTTTTTCAGTATAACGGGCACCCTTGTTGGGAGTATATTTAAGCACCAGCAACGCGTCAGATGCATTTTTGCCTCTGATAAGCGCCAGCACTTGGCGTACCTTTGACGCGGATATCCGAACCTGATGAGCAGTTGCTTTTACGTCCATCCCATGCCCCTCCTACTTCTTGACCTTGGTGGAGCGTTCCTGTCCGGCGTGACCGCCGAACTTACGGGTCGGAGCAAACTCACCGAGCTTATGTCCGATCATGTTATCGCTGATGTAAACCGGGACATGAATACGGCCGTTGTGCACTGCGATAGTGTGCCCGACCATTTCAGGTGTGATGCTGGAACTGCGCGCCCAGCTCTTAAGAACTGTCTTCTTCCCTGAATCGTTCATGTCCTCGACCCTGCGAAGAAGTTTTGCGTCTACATAGGGTCCTTTTTTTAGTGAACGAGCCATCTGTATTCCCTCCTACTAACCCGGGCTACTTTTTGCGGCGACGGACAATAAACTTGTCCGAAGGCTTCCGCTTGCGGGTACGGTAACCCTTTGCCGGAGTTCCCCATGGCGAGACCGGATGCTTGTGCGACTTACTCTTGCCTTCGCCTCCGCCCATCGGATGGTCGACAGGGTTCTGGATCATACCGCGAATATGCGGACGAATTCCAAGCCAGCGTTTTCTTCCGGCTTTGCCGTAAACTACATTTTCATGATCTTCGTTGCCAACCTGACCAATGGTAGCCATACACTCAAGAAGAACCAACCTCTGCTCTCCGCTCGGCATACGGACAAATGCATATTTGCCCTCTTTAGCCATAAGCTGAGCCGAGACTCCTGCGGAGCGAACCATTACCCCTCCGCGTCCGGGTTCAAGTTCTATGTTGTGAATGACCGTACCGACCGGAATGTCCTTCAGCTTAAGGGCATTACCCGGACGAATATCAGACTTCTCTCCTGCAAAAACACTGTCCCCGACATTTAATCCTACCGGGGAAAGGATATAACGCTTATCACCGTCCAGATATGAGATCAATGCAATACGCGCAGAGCGGTTAGGATCGTATTCTATTGCTACAACTTTACCGGGCACGCCGAGCTTGTCACGCTTAAAATCCACTATACGATACTTTATTCTGCCCCGGCCGCCATGGTGACGCATTGTTACTCTGCCGTTATTGTTGCGTCCCGCTGACTGACTTAGTGATACAACCAGGCTCCGCTCCGGTTTCGCCTTCGTAATTTCTGAAAAGTCGGGCGTAGCCATGTGGCGGCGGCTGGGCGTAGTGGGACGAAATTTCTTAATTCCCATTAAATTTAACCCCTTTCTGCCTAGGCGCTTGCGCCCTCAAAGAATGCAATTTTCTCACCCTTGGCAAGAGTTACGATTGCCTTCTTCCAGGAACGTGAACGACCCAAAAAGGCACCCATCCGCTTCGGTTTGGAACGGACCTGGATCGTGTTTACTCTGACTACCTTCACCTTGAACACTTCTTCCACTGCCTTGCGGATCTCTATCTTATTAGCCTTCGGGAGAACTTCAAAGGTGTACTGCCCAAGCTCCATCATACGGCTGGTTTTCTCCGTAATGACAGGACGGACTATTATATCATGAGCTACTGCGTTCATTGACCGAACACCTCCTCGAGCTTTTTTACAGCCTCCGGAGTTGCGATCAGCTGATCATGCTTAAGAAGGTCATAGACGTTTATGCTGTCCACATGAAGAACTGCCGCTCCAGGAATATTGGCAGCCGATTTCACTACAGCCATGTTCGTCTCATGAAGGAGGAAAAGCGGTTTCTTCCCGCTCTCTATAGCAGAGAGAAACTGAATGAGTACCCTTGTCTTCGGCGCCTCAACGTCAAAGCGTTCAAGCACGAGCATATTCTCTTCCTGTACCTTCAGAGTAAGCGCACTGCACAGGGCAATACGGCGAACTTTTTTGTTGACCTTCTGGTGATAATCCCTTGGGTGCGGACCATGTGCAACTCCACCGCCTACCCACAACGGAGAACGAGAACTGCCGGCACGGGCGCGGCCTGTGTGTTTCTGTCTCCAGGGCTTTTTACCGCCGCCGCTAACATCCCCGCGGTCTTTGGTATTGTGAGTACCAACACGGCAGTTAGCCAAATGCGCGACCACAACCTGATGCATAGCCGGCACATGGACAGGGGCTCCGAAGACGGCATCCGCAAGTTCTACCTCGCCGATAACCTCGCCTTTAAAATTTACTTTTTTTACTACAGGCATAGTCTTCTGCCTCCCTACTTACGCTGTTTTGCGGATCATGACTAAACTATCGCGTGCCCCGGGAACTGAACCTCTGATAAGAATAAGGTTGTTCTCTTCGTCCACTGCAAAAACCATGAGGTTCTTCGTGGTGACGCGCTCACTGCCCATATGACCCGCCATTCTCCGACCCTTGATAACATGGCCGGGAAAACTGCTGCATCCTATAGAACCGGGGTGACGATGGCTTACGGAAGCACCATGGCTTCCAGGGCCGCCGCTGAAACCATGGCGTTTAATAACACCCTGGGTCCCCTTACCTTTGCTGACGCCTATAACATCAACATTTTCGCCATTCTGGAACAGAGAAACGGTGATCTCCTGTCCCACCTGGTAGTCCGCTGCGTTCTCAACGCGGAACTCCCTCAGCCAGCGCCTGGGTGCTGTTTTCTGTTTCTCAAAGTATCCCTTAATAGGCTTTGTGACCTTAAGCGGCTTGACTTCTCCAAAACCTAGCTGCACTGCGCTGTAGCTGTTCTTTTCAGGTGTCCGGATTTCAACGATGGAGCAAGGACCGGCCTCAATTACTGTTACAGGCACTGCCTTACCGTCTTCGTCGAAGACCTGGGTCATCCCTACCTTGCGGCCCAGAATCCCCATGCTCATAAACGTTTCACTCCTTTCAGACCAAACCTCTACAGCTTGATCTGTATGTCGACACCCGAGGGAAGGTTCAGCTCCATAAGAGCTTCCGTCGTCTTCGGGGTCGGGTCTACTATGTCGATCAGGCGCTTGTGTGTCCGGATCTCGAACTGGTCACGGGCGTCCTTGTCAACGTGAGGTGATGTGAGGACCGTAAACTTCTTGATCTCTGTCGGAAGAGGTATAGGTCCCGACACTTTCGCA from Synergistaceae bacterium harbors:
- the rpsS gene encoding 30S ribosomal protein S19, with translation MARSLKKGPYVDAKLLRRVEDMNDSGKKTVLKSWARSSSITPEMVGHTIAVHNGRIHVPVYISDNMIGHKLGEFAPTRKFGGHAGQERSTKVKK
- the rplD gene encoding 50S ribosomal protein L4, with translation MPVVKKVNFKGEVIGEVELADAVFGAPVHVPAMHQVVVAHLANCRVGTHNTKDRGDVSGGGKKPWRQKHTGRARAGSSRSPLWVGGGVAHGPHPRDYHQKVNKKVRRIALCSALTLKVQEENMLVLERFDVEAPKTRVLIQFLSAIESGKKPLFLLHETNMAVVKSAANIPGAAVLHVDSINVYDLLKHDQLIATPEAVKKLEEVFGQ
- the rpsJ gene encoding 30S ribosomal protein S10, with protein sequence MLAKKIRIKLKAFDHRVLDASAMQIAETAERTGAKVSGPIPLPTEIKKFTVLTSPHVDKDARDQFEIRTHKRLIDIVDPTPKTTEALMELNLPSGVDIQIKL
- the rplC gene encoding 50S ribosomal protein L3, yielding MSMGILGRKVGMTQVFDEDGKAVPVTVIEAGPCSIVEIRTPEKNSYSAVQLGFGEVKPLKVTKPIKGYFEKQKTAPRRWLREFRVENAADYQVGQEITVSLFQNGENVDVIGVSKGKGTQGVIKRHGFSGGPGSHGASVSHRHPGSIGCSSFPGHVIKGRRMAGHMGSERVTTKNLMVFAVDEENNLILIRGSVPGARDSLVMIRKTA
- the rplV gene encoding 50S ribosomal protein L22 — encoded protein: MDVKATAHQVRISASKVRQVLALIRGKNASDALLVLKYTPNKGARYTEKVLKSAIANAEHNFGLDMDKLVIREAMADQGSYMKRFRPVSMGRAHAFRHHSCHITVVVGEK
- the rplB gene encoding 50S ribosomal protein L2, producing the protein MGIKKFRPTTPSRRHMATPDFSEITKAKPERSLVVSLSQSAGRNNNGRVTMRHHGGRGRIKYRIVDFKRDKLGVPGKVVAIEYDPNRSARIALISYLDGDKRYILSPVGLNVGDSVFAGEKSDIRPGNALKLKDIPVGTVIHNIELEPGRGGVMVRSAGVSAQLMAKEGKYAFVRMPSGEQRLVLLECMATIGQVGNEDHENVVYGKAGRKRWLGIRPHIRGMIQNPVDHPMGGGEGKSKSHKHPVSPWGTPAKGYRTRKRKPSDKFIVRRRKK
- the rplW gene encoding 50S ribosomal protein L23; amino-acid sequence: MNAVAHDIIVRPVITEKTSRMMELGQYTFEVLPKANKIEIRKAVEEVFKVKVVRVNTIQVRSKPKRMGAFLGRSRSWKKAIVTLAKGEKIAFFEGASA